ACTTGGATTAACATTTGGTAACGTTTAACATTCTCAAAATCAAGACACTATTTCCTGTTGTGAAAGTGATGGTGCAACAAGtatttccttcctccctctggtCTATTATTGGTTGTTTAGAAGAACAGGAGGAAGGATGAGAGCCTGTTAATCAGACATTCTGACTTCACACAGTCGTAAAACACAGGTGTTACTGATAATATCCATTCTGTTCAAGTGTCTCAGTGAGCCTGTAAGACAACAACTACATcaacatgcacaaaatattctGAAAAAAAGTTCCTACTAAAGTGTTTACATGGctaatgaaaattaatattcCACTAATTTTCTCATGTGCATGCAGCAGTGAGTACTCCGATTAGTGTATAATGCCCCTGCAATGTATCCTAAAACATAAAGACATCCAGaagtatttatttaataaaataaataaataaaatgtccaGCTTGCATCCGTACCCCAGACTGTTGCCTGACAGTTATTAGGTTTGTTCCCAACGCACAGAGCAGATCGTAAACAAAAGGCAGCGTGTTGCAGACTGTCGTAAAGACGTTTCAGAACGTGTTCAGAACGTGCTGTTCACACGTCCAAAGAATGGTcctaaaactgaaataaagacaGCATATCCCACACGTCTTAATTTGGAAAATGCTGTTTACACGAATATTTTAATAATCGAAACAAAAGTGGAATATTAGTGTAATTgaatgcacaataccaggacccaGAAATTGAAGCAGtgaaatggaattcagccaccttttattttattagctACACTTGCTCTTGCCCAGCATGTCTAAATCTAATAAAtagcatctcttttttttttgttgttgctatttttgctattttgctATCAAGCCAAAGCTGGCAGCACACAATGTAACATAGAACATATGATCTGTTGATCTTCTTAGCACTTGTCCTGCTTGTTTTCAGTAATTATGTCTCCATCTTTAAACATATTGATAATTCACTGATGCTAAAAACACTACATGTGCCACCTTTTATTCGCAGGTCATCGCCTGGCTTTTTCGGCTCTTACCTGGGAGAAGGCAATCCCGAACGTCACTCCTGCAATAATGGCCATGTTGGTCTCCATGAATGAAGTGACCAGCTCATAGCAGCCCTGAAACACAGGGGGCAGGTTAGTTCGCAGAGGGTACAGGGACATGTTATATGTGCAAATTAGGGGCAGGATGGAGAGTATCTGAGGCAATTGTTAGTGTATTAAGGAGGGAGGTTTGAAAAGGTGAATCAGGACCTGTCATGTGATTCATAAACGACATAAAGTACTTAGCAGCAGACTGCAAGGAGTGAGAAAATACACTGAGATACTGACCTGGTGGTAGACCTTGTTTGGGGCTAGAGTTGCGTTGCGGAGGTCTTCTGGGTTGCAGTCAGAGGAGTTAAAGCAGCAGCTGGCAGGAATGCCGTTGGATGGGTAATACACACTGCCAAACCAACTGGTGTAGTTATACACTCCACAGCAGCGCAGCTAGAAACGCAAAGAGAGCACCGAGAGCAGATGGGGGTTAAAAGATAAGGCTGGTGTTATTTTCGATTTTTCGTACGCTCAACAAATCCCACATGATGATCAAATCAAACAAAGTGAGTCTGTCTCTGAACATTTCACAGcttcccttccttccttgtGTGTTGCCCTCAGCCCTACTGGTTCTTactaaacacataaataaagaaaatagcTACaaaaaacagctgggcactgcaGTTTTGAATTAACGCCaatcaaacaggagtaaatagtgcgTTTACTGGGGACTATTTTGAGCCACGATTTTCACACATAATTGCAGCGCTAGTGAGTATTTATGGTGTGTATGTGCGaataactcaaaataaactacagtgctaTTGTTTACCGTAATGAAGGAGCAAGTCAAACAGAACAATGGTGAGGctaatttatgtgtttttggacaacagtggagctcaATGGCACAAACTAATAAACTTTATCATCCTCTGGCTACACAGGTGACACTTATTAGTggaattaatacatttttatttttgtttttttcattggatttggcgataataagaaaaagagagaattgCTATTGTTGTTGCCTTTAACAAATGCAAACCTTTAACATTCAGGGTTGTATGTTGCTTTGCTGCTGACTCATTTATTAGCTTATTTACTTACCTTGTGCTGTAAGTTATCAACGGCGCGGCTCGCCTCATCCTCAGCGTTGTAGTTCAGGACCGCGTCGGTGTATGTCCTGCGAAAGGTTCCCTTTATCTGCAGCACGCAAACGAATGCACATGATCACGCACAGCAAAGGAGGGCCGCTGCACAGCTTTAGTGTTAGATTTAGAACGTTGTTTAAGTGGAGGGTTGCATGCTGACCTCATGGCGAAACACAAATCCAGAGATCCCCGCCACTAACTCAGCGAGGAAGACGAGCGACAGGAACATGGCAtactacagagagagaagaagtaAGAGGGAGATTTGCATAGTTTGCATGAAAACCCTCTGCCTCAGATGTGTACTATTTGCAtatgcatgacacacacacacacacacacacacacacacacacacacacacacacacacacacacacacacacacacacacacacgcagagtcTTGACTTGACCATTAACCGGACAAAGTGCCCAGGAGCATCTTGTGGATTTCTGATCCCTCTCCACAGAATGGAGGTCAGCCATTATTCCCTTTCCCGTGTGACCTCAGGCTAATTATTCAGCTTCCACaaccctcccctctctctctttctccctgcaaCATTACACCGCACTCTTCCCCCTGCAGCGTCTCACCAGTTTCAGCATCCATGGGCTTCCTCTGCAGGTGGCGAAGCATCCGAACAGGCCAAAAACGATGATGACCGTCCCGGTGCCAATTAGGACGTACGGGGCGTTGGTGGAGTTGTCGGCTATCAGAGAGATGTACGGGCCCAGCATCAACTTCCCCCATACTCCCACTGCCAGCAGGATGGCTCCTGTTATCTAGAGGGCGGGGGTTGGAGAGATGGacgtgacacagagagagagagagcacaggaaACAGAATGAAGGCAGGGAACAGGCCTTTATCTCTGCACTTGTGCGATATTACAAAAGGTGTGTTTCAGCAGCGTGgcgggggggggagggagaaagaggatcAAGGTGGAACAAGAAAGGAGAGCAATTAGAGTACGGAGGAGGAAACgaaaagacagaagacaaatTCATCTGGAGTGTGGGATAGCGATCACCTGCTTTATGAATATGCCCGcactcacaacacacaggcagggaaaaaaagagagagagagaaaaaaaaaaaaagaaaggggacACGTCAAAGAAGCTCTTTGATCCGAGGCGAGACGCTTCCTCCTGTTGCGCCTCTCTTAGCATTTCAAATGAAGGCTGCTGATAAAAGCGCGTGTTGTACGAGGCAGCTGAAGCGGCGTGTGTCTCAGCTGGGTATGTCTTGCTGGCGTTGGAAAGGCAGCGGGGTGTGGAACGATCTGAGCGAGGGCCAACTCATCATACTACCCTTATCCCTTCCAAGAGGAGGCTGCTCGCCGTCCTGCTGCCGGGCCCTGTGCTCGGAGAAGAGGGcagtctgtacaaaatgtctctgtgcaCCCTGAAACCTGTAAGACTGATGAGAACAATCCTCTCAGCTCTCAGAGGAGCCAGTATGACTGAAACAGCGGTGGGGAGACTCCATCAGTTTTGATCTTTGAATTAAAGCTCCCTCTTAGCAATTAGTCAACAGTGTCCTAAAGCCTAGAGACATGTTACGTAAAAAAACCATTGTGATGAACaacaacttcacacacacttaagctGCCATGTTGCCTCTCTGACTGTAGAGTAAACTGGACTCTGCACTTTGACCTGCtagctgtgtgtgcacatgatgACTGTGTAAAGGGTTTTTCACCATGACAAGTCACCACCCTGTCCTCAGACTGCTGTGTTGTTCTAATTCAACCACAGGTAGCAGGAGTCCTTCTATGCTCACACACGGCGACAGCTCAGCTTGAAGAGCGTCTGCTGCAGTCACTGTGTAAAACAGCTCAGCTCGACCGTGTCTCATGCAAACATCCACGCGTGGATTTCCTTATCAACACTGTGACACGCGAGCACAAAGAGTTTTAAGCGGCGGGTGAGATGGAGGGTTTACagtgagaggaaacacacacactgagacacacatgGCAGCTAACAGCTACAGACTGCAGCTAACAATTATTCTAATTACTGAATAATCGTTTGGTCTATGAACTGttagaaaacagtaaaaaatgtcCATTACAATTTCCTTCAGCCCAAGTTGACGAATTATAATcgtatttgtttttgttccagaCAAAAACCATGAAACATTTACGTCTGAGAAACTGTAACCAGTACATTTCTGGCCTTTGTGCTTAAAAAATAGCTTAAATGGTGAACTGACTGTTAACTGACTGTCATACATACAAAGAGATAAAGTTTAGTTAAACATGTGGCTGTGGTTTGTATAACAACTCTTCTTTatcctgtttgtctctgtacTTCTGTGGGGCCACTAGTATTCTGGCTTCACACGGGATGCAGCTGTGCAGGGTATTGATTTTCATGTCATATAAATATGCATCATAACATATCCTGAGTATGTATAAATGCTCAACACTCGGGCTGCATGatgctgatttgttttaaaaggtaAGAAGCCACATAGGCTGAGAGCCAGTGGCCGAACATGCAGATATATTCAAGGGATGCatcattgattaatctgctcgattgactgttttgtctttaaaatgccAGATTGTGATGAATAATGCCTCCTTTAATGTCCCACAGCCTAGTGACGTCCAACCAGCTGTCCAAAACTCGAAGACATTCAGCTCACTATCACGCACGTTAAAGAAAAGCATCACATcgtcacatttgagaagctggaaccggcaaatgttttgctttttttgctcACAAAACAACTGACCGCTCcttatcaaaatagctgctgatAATCTAATGACAATGGACTAATGGTTGCAGCTCTAATGTAAAGGATCCCTTCTTTTCACTTGCTGTCCGACCGAAATGAACGACTGCGGACTGATGATGATTTGATTTGCCGGTAATGACGAGGAGTGTACGTGTATCATTTctattaaaggtcccatattatgctaaatgtactttttaatgtctttccaaTATAAATGTGCCTTGAGATCACCAAACTCTGAGAAAAGGccgtcctctctcttcctctcctgctccatctttcacagtaaatgtatgtaaaaacaTGCCggttagatttggctccctttatgatgtcataacgGGATCTTTTGATCACGTGACCTGACCGCACCAACTGGGAAACCcatgaatccacctcgctgtccgccattgtttgTACTTCTTTAGCACCAGCTCCGAGCAAAGCACATCAACTGTTCTGCTTTTCCAAAATGGAGCAAATGTCTGtttcttcctgtctgttttttgaGCATTAAACCTTGTAAAGCTGTTCTGGTAGGACCTCCAGATACAAGTGTGAAGTTGACAATGAGCCtgatatgggacctttaacggTGGTTCCAGCAGCCAGAGCAGACTGTGCTCATGTTTACAGCCTCcatcagcaacaacaaaatgtcTGGTGCCTTAAGAGCTGCTGTCGCATACAAATGATGCGTGTTCATTTTAAAGCCAACAGGGAAATCAAGTCGAGAGAGcagggctgagagagagagagggggggggggggggagtcatCTAGACCTCATGTCTGTTTGCTGAATCCCAAACAGCTTCAgaggagcccccccccaccctcctccttctctgcacGTTTTGTTGGGAATTCAATGCCGGGCCGGCCACCCTGGTTACAGCACAGAGTTTAAAACAGGTCACCcggtccctcctcctcctccccctcccccccccggCCTAATAAAGAAACAGAAGGTGCGATGACAAAATATGCTGGCGAGGACACCACACGAACTCCACCACCT
This region of Pempheris klunzingeri isolate RE-2024b chromosome 10, fPemKlu1.hap1, whole genome shotgun sequence genomic DNA includes:
- the tspan7 gene encoding tetraspanin-7, giving the protein METKPVITCLKTLLIVYSFVFWITGAILLAVGVWGKLMLGPYISLIADNSTNAPYVLIGTGTVIIVFGLFGCFATCRGSPWMLKLYAMFLSLVFLAELVAGISGFVFRHEIKGTFRRTYTDAVLNYNAEDEASRAVDNLQHKLRCCGVYNYTSWFGSVYYPSNGIPASCCFNSSDCNPEDLRNATLAPNKVYHQGCYELVTSFMETNMAIIAGVTFGIAFSQLIGMLLACCLSRIITANQYEMV